From a single Raphanus sativus cultivar WK10039 chromosome 3, ASM80110v3, whole genome shotgun sequence genomic region:
- the LOC108847797 gene encoding protein MICRORCHIDIA 4 isoform X2 — protein sequence MDEIRVKQENPPPTTSLNGIKPSVIDLCSSDEEDDDNADNNNGGDASILVGEKRARSGATVNNTPAKRVAVEEEEGFGQSPEEERAIVALPATPCNVVRPSSSSTPSCKQFWKAGDYEGTSGGHWEVSAGGFDHVRVHPKFLHSNATSHKWALGAFAELLDNALDEVHSGATYVNVNMLNNKKDGSRMVLIEDNGGGMNPEKMRHCMSLGYSAKSKLANTIGQYGNGFKTSTMRLGADVIVFSRCPGKDGNSFTQTIGLLSYTFLKSTGKEDIVVPMLDYERKGSEWSPILRSSLSDWNKNVETILQWSPFSTEDELLCQFNLMKQHGTRIIIYNLWEDDQGRLELDFDTDPHDIQLRGVNRDEKSISMATQYPNSRHFLTYKHSLRSYVSILYLRVPPEFRIILRGRDVEHHNIVNDMMHTDQITYRPKEGPGGQSNFANMSAVVTIGFVKDAKHHVDVQGFNVYHKNRLIKPFWRIWNAAGSQGRGIIGVLEADFVEPAHDKQGFERTTVLSRLETRLLIMQKTYWRLNCHKIGYVSAQGKKSVKDSEDRESSPEYAVSTRKRAAASTSFKTPTTAAEKFESRTKVSRGGKGSVRDSKGVGSSEKNGKHGNTSSKFNKRAKPRGSPPAVEDINSDADSEDDLSGEENGTELPEKSFEPPKPRSTDSRTLSQLEQENETLKERLNKKEAVYLLLQEELRREKELRKKLEAEVQRTKDELEEVKKEQESLIDIFSEDRDRRDKEEEDLRNKLEEARGRL from the exons ATGGATGAGATTCGCGTAAAACAAGAGAATCCTCCTCCCACTACTTCCCTTAACGGAATCAAACCCTCCGTTATCGATCTCTGCAGCAGcgacgaagaagacgacgacAACGCCGACAACAACAACGGCGGCGATGCTTCTATTCTCGTCGGCGAGAAGAGAGCGCGGAGCGGTGCTACCGTCAACAATACTCCGGCGAAGAGGGTAGCGGTTGAGGAGGAGGAAGGGTTCGGGCAATCGCCGGAGGAGGAGCGAGCGATAGTGGCTCTTCCCGCGACGCCTTGTAACGTCGTGAGGCCTTCTTCTTCGTCTACGCCGTCGTGCAAGCAGTTCTGGAAAGCAGGGGATTACGAAGGAACCTCTGGTGGTCACTGGGAAGTCTCTGCAG GTGGGTTTGATCATGTGAGAGTACATCCCAAGTTCTTGCATTCTAACGCCACTAGTCACAAGTGGGCTCTCGGAg CTTTTGCTGAGCTTTTAGACAATGCTCTAGATGAG gTTCACAGTGGAGCTACATATGTTAATGTCAACATGCTAAACaataagaaagatggaagcagGATGGTCTTGATTGAAg ATAATGGAGGTGGGATGAATCCTGAGAAGATGCGTCACTGCATGTCTCTCGGATACTCTGCCAAGAGCAAACTTGCTAACACTATTGGACAGT atggCAATGGATTCAAGACTAGTACTATGAGACTCGGAGCTGATGTTATTGTCTTCTCACGTTGCCCTGGAAAAGATGGAAACAG CTTTACACAGACAATTGGGCTGCTGTCATACACATTTCTGAAGAGCACAGGAAAAGAAGACATTGTTGTACCCATG CTCGACTACGAAAGAAAAGGTTCAGAATGGAGTCCAATATTACGGTCTTCACTTAGTGACTGGAATAAGAACGTGGAAACGATACTTCAATGGTCGCCATTCTCTACTGAAGATGAACTTCTTTGCCAG TTTAATCTCATGAAGCAGCATGGCACAAGGATAATCATATATAACCTCTGGGAAGATGACCAAGGACGGCTAGAACTTGATTTTGACACGGATCCACAT GATATCCAACTTAGAGGGGTTAATCGGGATGAGAAAAGTATTAGTATGGCTACTCAGTACCCTAACTCTAGACACTTCCTCACATACAAGCATTCACTCAGA AGTTATGTATCCATACTGTACCTAAGAGTTCCACCTGAGTTCCGTATCATTCTCCGAGGAAGAGATGTTGAGCATCACAACATTGTGAATGACATGATGCACACAGACCAAATCACTTATCGTCCAAAAGAAGGTCCCGGTGGACAATCTAATTTCGCAAAT ATGTCTGCTGTTGTGACAATTGGATTTGTTAAGGATGCAAAACATCACGTTGATGTTCAAGGCTTCAATGTTTACCACAAGAATCGCCTTATTAag CCATTTTGGAGGATATGGAACGCAGCAGGAAGTCAAGGTCGTGGGATCATAG GTGTTTTGGAAGCTGATTTCGTTGAGCCTGCTCATGATAAGCAAGGTTTTGAGCGTACAACAGTTTTGTCTAGGCTCGAGACACGTCTTCTTATAATGCAGAAGACTTATTG GAGATTGAACTGTCACAAAATCGGATATGTTTCAGCACAGGGCAAAAAGTCCGTTAAAGACTCTGAAGACAGAG AATCATCGCCAGAATATGCAGTCTCAACCAGGAAAAGAGCTGCTGCATCGACGAGCTTTAAAACTCCAACAACTGCTGCAGAGAAATTCGAGTCAAGGACAAAAGTGAGTCGAGGAGGAAAAGGATCTGTTAGAGATTCTAAAGGGGTCGGTTCATCTGAGAAAAATGGTAAACATGGAAACACCTCTTCCAAATTTAATAAACGAGCAAAGCCTCGAGGATCTCCTCCAGCTGTAGAAGATATCAACAGTGATGCTGACTCAGAAGACGATCTTTCGGGTGAAGAAAATGGCACTGAACTTCCCGAGAAG AGCTTCGAACCACCCAAGCCACGTTCTACTGATTCACGTACCCTCAGTCAACTGGAGCAAGAGAATGAAACGTTAAAAGAGAG GctaaataaaaaagaagcaGTTTACTTGTTGTTGCAAGAAGAGCTGCGACGTGAGAAAGAGCTTCGCAAGAAACTTGAAGCTGAG GTTCAAAGAACAAAAGACGAGTTAGAAGAAGTGAAGAAAGAGCAAGAGAGTTTAATCGACATATTCTCAGAGGATAGAGACAGACGCgacaaggaggaagaagatCTCAGAAATAAGCTTGAG GAGGCCCGAGGGAGACTTTAG
- the LOC108846468 gene encoding auxin-responsive protein SAUR40-like — protein sequence MKNPMMKTWKKMKSFGHKSSSSTPSIITKSKSWNGSVHLENAENIESTGNIKKKSPPPPPHGCFTVYVGPTKQRVVVKTKLLNHPLFKNLLEEAETEYGYRCDGPIVLPCKVDFFFKVLANMRSNGDEYDEDDDDDDGMMNPPICGLGSPYRCAGLDSMGVRRSDSYKLLRSPSLFKLK from the coding sequence ATGAAGAAtccgatgatgaagacatggaaaAAAATGAAGTCTTTTGGGCATAAGAGCTCTTCAAGCACGCCTTCAATAATCACCAAGAGCAAGTCTTGGAATGGCTCTGTTCATCTCGAGAATGCTGAGAACATCGAATCAACAGGAAATATCAAGAAAAAGTCGCCGCCGCCTCCGCCACACGGGTGTTTCACAGTTTACGTGGGTCCCACGAAACAGAGGGTCGTGGTGAAAACGAAATTGTTGAACCATCCTTTGTTCAAGAACTTGTTAGAAGAAGCAGAGACTGAATATGGATATAGATGTGATGGGCCCATTGTTCTTCCTTGCAAGGTTGACTTCTTCTTCAAAGTTTTGGCTAATATGAGGTCTAACGGTGATGAgtatgatgaagatgatgatgatgatgatggaatGATGAATCCTCCGATCTGCGGTTTGGGTAGTCCCTACAGATGTGCTGGTCTCGATTCCATGGGCGTGAGACGTAGCGACTCGTACAAGCTTCTTCGATCTCCAtctttgtttaaattaaaatag
- the LOC108847798 gene encoding bidirectional sugar transporter SWEET10 produces the protein MAVSVAVLRTVFGILGNIISFFVCLAPIPTFVRIYKRKSSEGYQSIPYVIALFSAMLWIYYAMIKKNVMVMITINTVSLVIQIFYISFYLFYAPKKEKTLTVKFVLFVDVFAFGLIFFLTYFLLHGEKRVQVLGYVCMVFSLCVFVAPLGIIRKVIKTRSAEFMPFSLSFFLTLSAVMWFFYGLLSKDMNIALPNVLGFIFGVLQMILYLIYKKPGTKVLEPPVINLQEISDHVVDVVRLSSMVCSSQMRTLVPQDSADMEDTITIDEKIKGDIEKMKESKEMFLISKN, from the exons atggcaGTTTCAGTAGCCGTCTTGCGTACGGTCTTTGGCATTCTAG GGAATATCATCTCCTTTTTCGTGTGTCTTGCCCCTAT ACCGACGTTCGTTCGGATTTACAAGAGGAAGTCTTCAGAAGGCTATCAGTCTATCCCTTACGTGATCGCATTGTTCAGTGCGATGCTATGGATATACTACGCaatgatcaagaagaatgtaaTGGTTATGATCACTATCAACACCGTTTCCTTGGTCATACAAATCTTCTACATCTCCTTCTACCTCTTCTATGCTCCTAAAAAGGAAAAG ACTCTAACGGTGAAATTCGTCCTCTTTGTGGATGTTTTTGCCTTCGGCCTTATCTTCTTCCTGACATACTTTCTGCTTCATGGAGAAAAACGGGTTCAAGTCCTCGGATATGTTTGTATGGTCTTCTCTCTATGTGTTTTTGTCGCCCCCCTTGGCATCATT AGAAAAGTGATTAAAACCAGGAGTGCAGAGTTCATGCCATTCAGTCTATCCTTCTTCCTCACCTTATCGGCTGTCATGTGGTTCTTTTACGGTCTTCTCAGTAAAGACATGAACATAGCT CTTCCAAATGTTTTGGGTTTCATCTTCGGAGTGCTTCAGATGATACTTTACTTAATATACAAGAAACCTGGAACTAAGGTTTTGGAACCACCTGTGATTAACCTCCAGGAAATATCTGACCATGTTGTTGACGTCGTGAGGCTTAGTTCGATGGTTTGTTCCTCACAAATGAGAACTTTGGTGCCACAGGACAGTGCCGACATGGAAGACACCATAACCATTGATGAGAAGATCAAAGGAGACATTGAGAAAATGAAGGAGAGCAAAGAAATGTTTCTTATATCCAAGAATTGA
- the LOC108847797 gene encoding protein MICRORCHIDIA 4 isoform X1, giving the protein MDEIRVKQENPPPTTSLNGIKPSVIDLCSSDEEDDDNADNNNGGDASILVGEKRARSGATVNNTPAKRVAVEEEEGFGQSPEEERAIVALPATPCNVVRPSSSSTPSCKQFWKAGDYEGTSGGHWEVSAGGFDHVRVHPKFLHSNATSHKWALGAFAELLDNALDEVHSGATYVNVNMLNNKKDGSRMVLIEDNGGGMNPEKMRHCMSLGYSAKSKLANTIGQYGNGFKTSTMRLGADVIVFSRCPGKDGNSFTQTIGLLSYTFLKSTGKEDIVVPMLDYERKGSEWSPILRSSLSDWNKNVETILQWSPFSTEDELLCQFNLMKQHGTRIIIYNLWEDDQGRLELDFDTDPHDIQLRGVNRDEKSISMATQYPNSRHFLTYKHSLRSYVSILYLRVPPEFRIILRGRDVEHHNIVNDMMHTDQITYRPKEGPGGQSNFANVCFFHNLVIPPIDFFLQFLKYNNIWLCVCNFLQQMSAVVTIGFVKDAKHHVDVQGFNVYHKNRLIKPFWRIWNAAGSQGRGIIGVLEADFVEPAHDKQGFERTTVLSRLETRLLIMQKTYWRLNCHKIGYVSAQGKKSVKDSEDRESSPEYAVSTRKRAAASTSFKTPTTAAEKFESRTKVSRGGKGSVRDSKGVGSSEKNGKHGNTSSKFNKRAKPRGSPPAVEDINSDADSEDDLSGEENGTELPEKSFEPPKPRSTDSRTLSQLEQENETLKERLNKKEAVYLLLQEELRREKELRKKLEAEVQRTKDELEEVKKEQESLIDIFSEDRDRRDKEEEDLRNKLEEARGRL; this is encoded by the exons ATGGATGAGATTCGCGTAAAACAAGAGAATCCTCCTCCCACTACTTCCCTTAACGGAATCAAACCCTCCGTTATCGATCTCTGCAGCAGcgacgaagaagacgacgacAACGCCGACAACAACAACGGCGGCGATGCTTCTATTCTCGTCGGCGAGAAGAGAGCGCGGAGCGGTGCTACCGTCAACAATACTCCGGCGAAGAGGGTAGCGGTTGAGGAGGAGGAAGGGTTCGGGCAATCGCCGGAGGAGGAGCGAGCGATAGTGGCTCTTCCCGCGACGCCTTGTAACGTCGTGAGGCCTTCTTCTTCGTCTACGCCGTCGTGCAAGCAGTTCTGGAAAGCAGGGGATTACGAAGGAACCTCTGGTGGTCACTGGGAAGTCTCTGCAG GTGGGTTTGATCATGTGAGAGTACATCCCAAGTTCTTGCATTCTAACGCCACTAGTCACAAGTGGGCTCTCGGAg CTTTTGCTGAGCTTTTAGACAATGCTCTAGATGAG gTTCACAGTGGAGCTACATATGTTAATGTCAACATGCTAAACaataagaaagatggaagcagGATGGTCTTGATTGAAg ATAATGGAGGTGGGATGAATCCTGAGAAGATGCGTCACTGCATGTCTCTCGGATACTCTGCCAAGAGCAAACTTGCTAACACTATTGGACAGT atggCAATGGATTCAAGACTAGTACTATGAGACTCGGAGCTGATGTTATTGTCTTCTCACGTTGCCCTGGAAAAGATGGAAACAG CTTTACACAGACAATTGGGCTGCTGTCATACACATTTCTGAAGAGCACAGGAAAAGAAGACATTGTTGTACCCATG CTCGACTACGAAAGAAAAGGTTCAGAATGGAGTCCAATATTACGGTCTTCACTTAGTGACTGGAATAAGAACGTGGAAACGATACTTCAATGGTCGCCATTCTCTACTGAAGATGAACTTCTTTGCCAG TTTAATCTCATGAAGCAGCATGGCACAAGGATAATCATATATAACCTCTGGGAAGATGACCAAGGACGGCTAGAACTTGATTTTGACACGGATCCACAT GATATCCAACTTAGAGGGGTTAATCGGGATGAGAAAAGTATTAGTATGGCTACTCAGTACCCTAACTCTAGACACTTCCTCACATACAAGCATTCACTCAGA AGTTATGTATCCATACTGTACCTAAGAGTTCCACCTGAGTTCCGTATCATTCTCCGAGGAAGAGATGTTGAGCATCACAACATTGTGAATGACATGATGCACACAGACCAAATCACTTATCGTCCAAAAGAAGGTCCCGGTGGACAATCTAATTTCGCAAATGTATGTTTTTTTCACAACTTAGTTATACCCCCAATAGACTTCTTCCTGCAGTTtctaaaatataacaatatttggttgtgtgtgtgCAATTTTTTACAACAGATGTCTGCTGTTGTGACAATTGGATTTGTTAAGGATGCAAAACATCACGTTGATGTTCAAGGCTTCAATGTTTACCACAAGAATCGCCTTATTAag CCATTTTGGAGGATATGGAACGCAGCAGGAAGTCAAGGTCGTGGGATCATAG GTGTTTTGGAAGCTGATTTCGTTGAGCCTGCTCATGATAAGCAAGGTTTTGAGCGTACAACAGTTTTGTCTAGGCTCGAGACACGTCTTCTTATAATGCAGAAGACTTATTG GAGATTGAACTGTCACAAAATCGGATATGTTTCAGCACAGGGCAAAAAGTCCGTTAAAGACTCTGAAGACAGAG AATCATCGCCAGAATATGCAGTCTCAACCAGGAAAAGAGCTGCTGCATCGACGAGCTTTAAAACTCCAACAACTGCTGCAGAGAAATTCGAGTCAAGGACAAAAGTGAGTCGAGGAGGAAAAGGATCTGTTAGAGATTCTAAAGGGGTCGGTTCATCTGAGAAAAATGGTAAACATGGAAACACCTCTTCCAAATTTAATAAACGAGCAAAGCCTCGAGGATCTCCTCCAGCTGTAGAAGATATCAACAGTGATGCTGACTCAGAAGACGATCTTTCGGGTGAAGAAAATGGCACTGAACTTCCCGAGAAG AGCTTCGAACCACCCAAGCCACGTTCTACTGATTCACGTACCCTCAGTCAACTGGAGCAAGAGAATGAAACGTTAAAAGAGAG GctaaataaaaaagaagcaGTTTACTTGTTGTTGCAAGAAGAGCTGCGACGTGAGAAAGAGCTTCGCAAGAAACTTGAAGCTGAG GTTCAAAGAACAAAAGACGAGTTAGAAGAAGTGAAGAAAGAGCAAGAGAGTTTAATCGACATATTCTCAGAGGATAGAGACAGACGCgacaaggaggaagaagatCTCAGAAATAAGCTTGAG GAGGCCCGAGGGAGACTTTAG